Below is a window of Gammaproteobacteria bacterium DNA.
CTATTTATGTCGTTAGAAAATATCCTAGAAAATTGGTCAAAGTATCGCCGTGGTCACGAAGAAGGCGGTTACCACGAGTATGAGCACATGTGGGGTATGGCCATAGATCTTGATAAGTGCACAGGTTGCAATGCCTGCTCTGTGGCCTGTTATGCCGAAAACAACCTTGCTGTTGTTGGCGAAGAGAAGTTCGCTAAGGGTCAGGGTATGCACTGGTTGCGTATCGAACGTTATTGGGATGAGCCTGATTTAGGTGAAGATAAGGTCAGTGAATATCAAATTCATGGCGACAGCTTTTTGCCGATGAATTGTCAACAGTGTAATGCAGCGACCTGTGAGCCAGTGTGCCCTGTGTCGGCGACCTATCATACTCCTGATGGCTTGAATGCTCAGGTTTACAACCGTTGTATCGGTTCACGCTATTGCTCTAATAACTGTCCCTACCGTTTACGCTATTTTAACTTTTTCTCTTACTACGAAGAGTCATGGCCAGAGCCTCTGCAAATGCAGCTTAACCCTGACATTTCAGTGCGTGATAAGGGTGTGATGGAGAAATGTACCTTCTGTGTGCAGCGTATTCGTAAAGCAAAAGATGACGCGGCGCGTGAAGACCGTGCCGTATTAGACGGCGACGTTAAAACTGCATGCCAGCAAAGCTGTGCTACTCAAGCAATTGTCTTTGGTGATTTGATGGATGAAAACAGTGCGGTGTCCAAGGCCTGGAAAAAACACGAAGTTGCACTGGGCAAGGCGAGCCAAAATAAAATGAATCTAGACAAACGGGGTTATCGAGTTTTGGAAGGGCTCAATACCGATCCATGTGTCATGTTCTTGGAACGTGTGCGCGAAGTGTAATGGTTGTAGTGTCTCTAATAGATAACAGAGCAACACAAGATTAGCGAGTAAGCGAATGCAAACGAAA
It encodes the following:
- a CDS encoding 4Fe-4S dicluster domain-containing protein, encoding MSLENILENWSKYRRGHEEGGYHEYEHMWGMAIDLDKCTGCNACSVACYAENNLAVVGEEKFAKGQGMHWLRIERYWDEPDLGEDKVSEYQIHGDSFLPMNCQQCNAATCEPVCPVSATYHTPDGLNAQVYNRCIGSRYCSNNCPYRLRYFNFFSYYEESWPEPLQMQLNPDISVRDKGVMEKCTFCVQRIRKAKDDAAREDRAVLDGDVKTACQQSCATQAIVFGDLMDENSAVSKAWKKHEVALGKASQNKMNLDKRGYRVLEGLNTDPCVMFLERVREV